One genomic region from ANME-2 cluster archaeon encodes:
- a CDS encoding DUF296 domain-containing protein: MDYTQGKIGRVFVARIDHEEDLLAELQDLAVNENIQSAFFYLLGATGGAKMVTGPKQKSLPPDVNIRQFDDAKEVLGLGNIFWEDGKPKIHLHASVSGSNGSLTGCFREFTEVFMVVEVVIFEIQGITAERIRDHDIGFSPVRFFR; encoded by the coding sequence ATGGACTATACTCAGGGAAAAATAGGCCGCGTTTTCGTTGCCCGTATCGACCATGAAGAAGATTTGCTGGCCGAACTGCAAGATCTGGCAGTAAATGAAAACATACAGTCTGCTTTTTTTTACTTACTCGGGGCAACCGGCGGTGCCAAAATGGTAACCGGCCCAAAACAGAAAAGTCTGCCTCCTGACGTAAACATCAGGCAGTTCGATGACGCAAAGGAAGTACTTGGCCTGGGTAATATTTTCTGGGAGGATGGTAAACCAAAGATACATCTCCATGCTTCCGTGTCAGGTAGCAATGGGAGTCTCACGGGATGTTTCCGGGAATTCACAGAAGTGTTCATGGTAGTAGAAGTTGTGATATTTGAAATACAAGGTATCACGGCCGAAAGGATTCGCGACCATGATATTGGATTTTCACCCGTGAGGTTTTTCCGGTAA